In a genomic window of Onychostoma macrolepis isolate SWU-2019 chromosome 08, ASM1243209v1, whole genome shotgun sequence:
- the znf608 gene encoding zinc finger protein 608 isoform X3 yields MEPCQPGTSVNLEGIVWHETEEGVLVVNVTWRKRTYVGTLLDCTKHDWAPPRFCESPMSDSEIPYARGRGKRMRLAIPDQPAADPSLSKIRGLTHKRRGVGIGNKGRRGSLNLSGCRTPGYYAVEDIKSNPLMCGKRKGKAPADLDLSLVSEDIRNGNGKRIRAKSRSAPSTPQGKSDPVFLDQVCASPMLIDCPHPNCNKKYKHINGLRYHQSHAHLNSDRKQEFEVESEDRLSDFDEALSSVPFDSSENIISKKPRSMYKLNAVGSPKSRKALLNNDSSPIANAKLRPNVASKDGSIDDLSNLPLISNMSVVLENCLMTDRNTSVEMPKLEAEGAIDKRDICSKVKKEGFTERCLAKSRTNRLVNTAPAPPKLTAIPPAAFSTKITEVSSHQASPTVALTKTKNLSLKPIKPKLEVIAQVNMANTTAVLSKDSKRKEKHRLKDRNCKDPRSPKSDPIYTKADDTKSIGKDFPVSLLKEHLSKQDVVNGPSETQESRMASIRAEADKVYTFSDNAPSPSIGSSARTDCAPLTNGDGASAKTNSPAYSDISDAAEDGGSNSRSRRNSTQDSNSNSNINPKIPSMSTAPTVTPGKEVQSTSHGHGYESHCIPGYLHSGQANSTSFHKVASPYGRTKDDLRDLNEDIKSSESSGHSSSQSQLQYAETHTALAQSLYYGQYSRGVSMDQKVLMMPSTHRPLSEACCEDMQYSKSRGQVRRGSEQKERTKDEQKQFISSPQSIHKGANSVKINCAKPGFIYVDLDKQLSFQQQQQQGKTSHISMSKEQGVLKESEDLSLESSNSKANVDTNVTFLNASESQSWSHSYQSKYVKQQNQEVNKISEEMSLSPDKGKDWHMPLEPESRLEAELQNVKCETAAEVIEESTRLEGDEIVSETSEDSQNARGAASSPQQSFIQFQHSYPYLHLCETSSNAYRVMSPALVHNYPGFHYPLYGKTAGREDSEGAQSSKPVTDSTALELLSHPLLPYHGKSPVPGERGSPEQERETERERESVPFSRHLQAHHLTHLGMSYTLVSGQYDPFQGLSSAAMVANQQVTTTQTCSSGEKTNAIISAIKYTPVAQTVDHGTRSRVRFPGNASGLPSRFFSRFVLLLHRCRGLFF; encoded by the exons ATGGAGCCATGTCAACCAGGAACGAGTGTCAATCTAGAGGGTATTGTGTGGCATGAGACGGAGGAAG GGGTTCTAGTTGTGAATGTCACATGGAGGAAAAGGACCTATGTGGGCACTCTCTTGGACTGTACCAAGCATGACTGGGCTCCACCACG GTTTTGTGAATCACCAATGAGTGACTCTGAAATTCCTTATGCACGTGGACGTGGTAAACGGATGCGGCTGGCCATACCAGATCAACCAGCTGCAGACCCGAGTCTTTCCAAGATACGAGGGCTAACTCACAAGAGGCGCGGTGTGGGAATCGGCAACAAAGGAAGACGAGGGAGTCTGAACCTCAGTGGCTGTAGGACACCTGGATACTACGCCGTGGAGGACATCAAATCCAATCCACTTATGTGTGGAAAACGAAAAGGCAAAGCCCCAGCCGATCTAGATTTAAGCTTGGTCTCGGAGGACATTAGGAATGGGAATGGGAAAAGGATACGAGCCAAATCCAGGAGCGCTCCTTCCACCCCTCAGGGTAAATCCGACCCTGTGTTTCTTGATCAAGTTTGTGCGTCGCCAATGCTAATAGACTGTCCGCATCCGAACTGCAACAAGAAGTACAAACATATCAATGGGCTCCGTTACCACCagtcacacgctcacctgaacAGTGACAGAAAGCAAGAGTTTGAGGTGGAGAGCGAGGACAGACTTTCAGATTTTGATGAAGCACTCAGCTCGGTACCTTTTGATTCTTCTGAGAATATCATCTCCAAGAAGCCCAGAAGCATGTATAAACTAAATGCAGTCGGTTCTCCAAAGAGCAGGAAAGCATTGCTCAACAATGATAGCAGTCCCATAGCCAATGCAAAACTACGCCCGAATGTGGCAAGTAAAGACGGATCAATTGACGATCTGAGCAACCTCCCACTCATTTCCAACATGTCCGTTGTCCTTGAGAACTGCCTCATGACGGACCGTAACACATCTGTTGAGATGCCTAAGCTAGAAGCGGAGGGTGCTATTGATAAGAGGGACATATGTAGCAAAGTTAAGAAAGAAGGGTTCACTGAGAGATGCTTAGCCAAGTCTCGAACCAACAGACTCGTCAACACTGCGCCTGCTCCTCCGAAGCTGACTGCTATTCCTCCTGCTGCATTTTCCACTAAAATCACAGAAGTTTCCTCTCATCAGGCCTCTCCGACTGTTGCCCTCACAAAAACCAAGAACCTCTCACTGAAACCCATCAAGCCAAAGCTGGAAGTTATTGCACAAGTTAACATGGCCAACACCACCGCAGTCCTCAGCAAAGACAGTAAGAGAAAGGAAAAGCATCGATTAAAGGACAGGAATTGTAAAGATCCCCGGAGTCCCAAAAGTGACCCGATTTACACAAAAGCGGACGATACAAAGAGTATTGGGAAAGACTTTCCTGTGAGCCTCTTGAAAGAGCACTTGAGCAAGCAAGATGTTGTAAACGGTCCAAGCGAAACGCAAGAAAGCCGCATGGCGAGTATCAGAGCAGAGGCCGACAAGGTGTACACCTTCTCGGACAATGCACCGAGTCCTTCCATCGGGAGCTCTGCAAGAACGGACTGCGCCCCTCTTACAAACGGAGATGGGGCGAGTGCTAAAACAAACAGTCCTGCATACTCTGACATATCTGATGCAGCTGAGGACGGTGGGTCAAACTCAAGGTCCAGAAGGAACTCGACACAAGATTCAAACTCAAACAGCAACATCAATCCCAAAATTCCCTCAATGAGTACCGCTCCCACGGTGACCCCAGGAAAAGAGGTCCAGTCCACATCTCACGGCCATGGTTATGAATCCCATTGCATCCCAGGTTACTTGCATTCTGGGCAAGCCAATTCCACTTCGTTCCATAAGGTGGCCTCACCTTATGGTCGGACGAAGGATGATTTGAGAGATTTAAATGAGGATATAAAAAGCTCAGAATCCTCTGGCCACTCAAGTTCCCAATCACAGCTTCAGTACGCTGAAACGCACACAGCACTGGCCCAGTCTTTGTACTATGGACAGTACAGCCGGGGTGTTTCCATGGACCAGAAGGTTCTAATGATGCCCAGCACCCACAGACCGCTCAGTGAGGCATGCTGTGAGGATATGCAGTATAGCAAGAGTAGAGGTCAAGTTAGACGAGGCTCTGAGCAAAAGGAACGAACAAAGGATGAGCAAAAACAATTTATAAGCTCTCCTCAGTCGATTCATAAAGGGGCGAACTCTGTTAAGATTAACTGTGCAAAACCTGGCTTCATCTATGTGGATTTGGACAAGCAGCTGTCgtttcagcagcagcagcaacagggGAAAACGTCCCATATCTCCATGTCAAAAGAACAAGGGGTCCTCAAGGAATCTGAAGACCTCAGTTTGGAGAGTTCAAACTCAAAAGCAAATGTGGAcacaaatgtaacatttctaAAT GCTTCAGAATCTCAGTCCTGGAGCCACTCTTATCAGTCCAAATATGTGAAGCAGCAAAATCAAGAGGTCAACAAGATCTCTGAGGAAATGAGTCTGAGTCCAGACAAGGGGAAAGATTGGCACATGCCTCTAGAGCCCGAGTCCAGGCTGGAGGCTGAACTCCAGAACGTCAAGTGTGAGACGGCTGCCGAGGTCATCGAGGAAAGTACCAGACTGGAGGGGGATGAGATAGTGAGTGAGACGTCTGAAGACTCACAGAATGCAAGAGGGGCTGCGTCATCACCCCAGCAATCCTTCATCCAGTTTCAGCACTCCTACCCCTATTTACACCTGTGTGAGACGAGCAGCAATGCTTACAGAGTGATGTCTCCAGCTCTGGTGCATAATTACCCAG GTTTCCATTACCCTCTGTATGGAAAAACGGCAGGGAGAGAGGATTCAGAAGGGGCTCAAAGCAGCAAACCAGTGACAGATTCGACAGCATTAGAGCTTCTGTCGCATCCTCTCCTGCCGTATCATGGCAAATCTCCAGTT CCTGGAGAAAGAGGATCTCCAGAGCAGGAACGCGAGACTGAACGGGAGAGAGAATCGGTTCCCTTCAGCCGCCACCTTCAGGCGCATCATCTCACTCACCTGGGCATGAGCTACACGCTGGTGTCTGGCCAGTATGACCCCTTTCAAG GTTTGAGCTCTGCGGCAATGGTTGCAAACCAGCAAGTGACGACGACACAGACCTGCTCCAGCGGTGAgaaaacaaatgcaattatCTCTGCAATAAAATACactcctgtagctcaaacagtagatcATGGCACTAGGTcacgggttcgattcccagggaatgcatcaGGGTTGCCAAGTCGGTTTTTCAGCAGATTTGTGCTACTTTTACACCGTTGCCGTGGGTTGTTTTTTTAG